The following are from one region of the Mustela lutreola isolate mMusLut2 chromosome 7, mMusLut2.pri, whole genome shotgun sequence genome:
- the SLC7A8 gene encoding large neutral amino acids transporter small subunit 2 isoform X3, with the protein MGQLCQRAVGHPGSRHFHSWETPGPGPDHHHGSCPDLQRNLPRAIFISIPLVTFVYVFANVAYVTAMSPQELLASNAVAVTFGEKLLGVMAWIMPISVALSTFGGVNGSLFTSSRLFFAGAREGHLPSVLAMIHVKRCTPIPALLFTCISTLLMLVTSDMYTLINYVGFINYLFYGVTVAGQIVLRWQKPDIPRPIKINLLFPVIYLLFWAFLLIFSLWSEPVVCGIGLAIMLTGVPVYFLGVYWQHKPKCFNNFIESLTLVSQKMCVVVYPKMEAGSGKEEINEDPEEQRQPIYQPTASKDKDSEQPQP; encoded by the exons ATGGGTCAACTGTGCCAGCGTGCGGTGGGCCACCCGGGTTCAAGACATTTTCACAGCTGGGAAactcctggccctggccctgatcATCATCATGGGAGTTGTCCAGATCTGCAAAG GAACCTTCCCAGAGCCATCTTCATCTCCATCCCACTGGTCACATTTGTGTATGTCTTTGCCAATGTCGCTTATGTCACTGCAATGTCCCCCCAGGAGCTGCTGGCATCAAACGCAGTCGCTGTG ACATTCGGAGAGAAGCTCCTAGGGGTCATGGCCTGGATCATGCCCATTTCTGTTGCCCTGTCCACATTTGGAGGAGTCAATGGGTCTCTCTTCACCTCTTCCCG GCTGTTCTTTGCTGGAGCCAGGGAGGGCCACCTTCCCAGCGTGCTGGCCATGATCCACGTGAAGCGCTGTACCCCAATCCCGGCCTTGCTATTCACA TGCATCTCAACCCTGCTGATGCTGGTCACCAGTGACATGTACACCCTCATCAACTACGTGGGCTTCATCAACTACCTCTTCTATGGAGTCACAGTCGCGGGACAAATCGTTCTTCGCTGGCAGAAGCCTGACATCCCCCGCCCTATCAAG ATCAACCTGCTGTTCCCCGTCATCTACCTGCTGTTCTGGGCCTTTCTGCTGATCTTTAGCCTGTGGTCAGAGCCCGTGGTGTGTGGCATTGGCCTGGCCATCATGCTGACAGGAGTGCCCGTCTATTTCCTGGGTGTTTACTGGCAACACAAGCCCAAGTGTTTCAATAACTTCATTG AGTCACTAACCCTCGTGAGCCAGAAGATGTGTGTGGTTGTGTACCCCAAGATGGAAGCAGGCTCGGGTAAAGAGGAGATAAATGAGGACCCAGAGGAGCAGCGGCAGCCCATCTACCAACCCACGGCCTCCAAGGACAAGGATTCGGAGCAGCCCCAACCCTGA
- the SLC7A8 gene encoding large neutral amino acids transporter small subunit 2 isoform X2, which yields MGVVQICKGEYFWLEPKNAFENFQEPDIGLIALAFLQGSFAYGGWNFLNYVTEELVDPYKNLPRAIFISIPLVTFVYVFANVAYVTAMSPQELLASNAVAVTFGEKLLGVMAWIMPISVALSTFGGVNGSLFTSSRLFFAGAREGHLPSVLAMIHVKRCTPIPALLFTCISTLLMLVTSDMYTLINYVGFINYLFYGVTVAGQIVLRWQKPDIPRPIKINLLFPVIYLLFWAFLLIFSLWSEPVVCGIGLAIMLTGVPVYFLGVYWQHKPKCFNNFIESLTLVSQKMCVVVYPKMEAGSGKEEINEDPEEQRQPIYQPTASKDKDSEQPQP from the exons ATGGGAGTTGTCCAGATCTGCAAAG GAGAGTATTTCTGGCTGGAACCAAAGAACGCATTTGAGAATTTCCAAGAACCCGACATCGGCCTCATCGCACTGGCTTTCCTTCAGGGCTCCTTTGCTTACGGAGGCTGGAACTTTCTTAATTACGTGACTGAGGAACTTGTTGATCCCTACAA GAACCTTCCCAGAGCCATCTTCATCTCCATCCCACTGGTCACATTTGTGTATGTCTTTGCCAATGTCGCTTATGTCACTGCAATGTCCCCCCAGGAGCTGCTGGCATCAAACGCAGTCGCTGTG ACATTCGGAGAGAAGCTCCTAGGGGTCATGGCCTGGATCATGCCCATTTCTGTTGCCCTGTCCACATTTGGAGGAGTCAATGGGTCTCTCTTCACCTCTTCCCG GCTGTTCTTTGCTGGAGCCAGGGAGGGCCACCTTCCCAGCGTGCTGGCCATGATCCACGTGAAGCGCTGTACCCCAATCCCGGCCTTGCTATTCACA TGCATCTCAACCCTGCTGATGCTGGTCACCAGTGACATGTACACCCTCATCAACTACGTGGGCTTCATCAACTACCTCTTCTATGGAGTCACAGTCGCGGGACAAATCGTTCTTCGCTGGCAGAAGCCTGACATCCCCCGCCCTATCAAG ATCAACCTGCTGTTCCCCGTCATCTACCTGCTGTTCTGGGCCTTTCTGCTGATCTTTAGCCTGTGGTCAGAGCCCGTGGTGTGTGGCATTGGCCTGGCCATCATGCTGACAGGAGTGCCCGTCTATTTCCTGGGTGTTTACTGGCAACACAAGCCCAAGTGTTTCAATAACTTCATTG AGTCACTAACCCTCGTGAGCCAGAAGATGTGTGTGGTTGTGTACCCCAAGATGGAAGCAGGCTCGGGTAAAGAGGAGATAAATGAGGACCCAGAGGAGCAGCGGCAGCCCATCTACCAACCCACGGCCTCCAAGGACAAGGATTCGGAGCAGCCCCAACCCTGA